In Tachysurus fulvidraco isolate hzauxx_2018 chromosome 1, HZAU_PFXX_2.0, whole genome shotgun sequence, a single window of DNA contains:
- the LOC113657003 gene encoding uncharacterized protein LOC113657003, producing the protein MCTSCIVPHHLFLFLILMFITVPVSAVTTVKVEFNQTAALPCNRRCFRHVTWTLFNNQSNIVAQCDQTSCWLAEGFKISHNQYLKRDLTLTIPVADDSKRNIYTCWCDGKDVNDVRLSIRSIISSVQVKPGADLQLNLHISDQVEVIFKHRNSTDPHGVQICSVYKSSLNCTAEYTQRTSLTNTLLTLRGVKRTDDGDYIVTDTEYNEKLHNYSVTVRDQNKDQECDLPVWAIILIAVLLVAALIVIILILRIIYHCNRRGDYIVQRPKNGAGELQSFNGTIKMNLMEN; encoded by the exons ATGTGTACCAGCTGCATTGTTCCTCACcacctctttcttttcctcatcctcatgttcatcacag ttcctGTATCAGCTGTCACTACTGTAAAGGTGGAGTTTAATCAGACTGCTGCTCTGCCCTGTAATCGGAGATGTTTTCGTCATGTCACATGGACTCTGTTCAATAACCAAAGTAATATAGTGGCTCAGTGTGATCAGACATCCTGCTGGCTAGCAGAAGGATTTAAAATCTCCCATAATCAGTATCTGAAGAGAGATCTGACCCTCACCATCCCTGTAGCTGATGACAGTAAGAGGAACATATACACGTGTTGGTGTGATGGCAAAGACGTTAATGATGTGCGTCTCAGCATCAGGT ccATCATCTCATCAGTTCAGGTGAAGCCTGGTGCAGATCTACAGCTGAATTTGCACATATCAGACCAAGTGGAGGTGATCTTTAAACACAGAAATTCAACAGATCCACATGGTGTACAgatctgcagtgtgtataaaagCTCACTAAACTGTACAGCTgaatacacacagagaacatcactcactaacacacttcttACACTGAGAGGAGTAAAGAGGACTGATGATGGAGATTACATCGTCACAGACACGGAGTATAACGAGAAACTTCATAATTACTCAGTAACAGTAAGAG ATCAGAACAAAGATCAGGAGTGTGATCTACCAGTGTGGGCGATCATCCTGATAGCGGTGCTTCTGGTTGCTGCACTGATTGTGATAATCCTGATCCTGAGGATTATATATCACTGTAACCGAAGAGGTGAT